The Kribbella sp. HUAS MG21 genome includes the window CGTGCCCACGGCGGTCGTGCGCGACGACGCGGTAGCCCTTCGACAGGAAGAACAACAGTTGGTTGTCCCAGTCGTCGGCCGACAGCGGCCACCCGTGACTGAACACGACCGGCTGCCCGGTCCCCCAGTCCTTGTAGAAGATCTCGGTACCGTCCGCGGTCCTGATCGTCCCCACGTGAACCCCCTTGCTGAAGGGCCGGCCTCTGTGCCGGCCGCTTGTCAAGCTAGTCGGCTCGCGCTCGCGGAAGGAGGGATTGCCGGCGCAACCACGCGCGGACCACGCGACCCGGCACGCGAACCACGGACCGAACCACGAATTCCGCATAGAGGACAGAAACTGACCGCTATGCCTTCTAGAGTTCTCGGCATGACAACAAACGAGCAGAGCCTGACCGGTGAGCGCGCCGACATCCTGGAGTTCCTCGGCAAGCACCGGTACTTCCTGCGGCACACCGCGCGGGAGCTGACCGACGAGCAGGCGCGCACCCGCAGCACGATCAGCGAGCTCACGATCGGCGGGCTGATCAAGCACGTCAGCGCGACCGAGCAGCACTGGGCCGAGTTCGCGCAGGGCAAGAGCGAGGCGACGCCGCCCGAGTTCACGCCCGAGATGATGGCCCAGTGGCAGGACCAGTTCCGGCTCACCGAGGACGAGACGCTCGCCGACGTGCTGGCGGCGTACGAGAAGGTCGCCGCCGCCACCGACGACCTGGTCCGCACGCTCGACCTGGACGCCAGCTACGAGCTCCCCGCCGCTCCGTGGCAGCCGCCGGGTGTTTTCTGGACCGTCCGCCGGGTGTTCCTGCACATCGCCGCCGAGACCGCGCAGCACGCCGGCCACGCCGACATCATCCGCGAAGCCATCGACGGCCAGAAGACCATGGGCTGACCCACCATGGGCTGACCCACCATGGGCTGACCCACCATGGGTTGACCCAACAAACCGGGCGCCAGGACCCCTCGCGGGTCCTGGCGCCCTGTCGTGTTCGCAACCTTCTCAGCAGCTGATGCATCAAGACCGGTAAGGGGAAGTGAGACCTCGGTGAGCTGACCGCCCCCGCGGATCCCGTGGGCGCCCGAGGTACGGCGTACAACTCGTGCGCCAGTCCGGTCAGGAAGGCCGTCGCCGGCGCCCGGCGACGGTGGGGGAGAGGCACAACTTCATGCGATTCAGGGCAACGGCCGTGGTGGCCGTGGGGATCGCTGTTGTCCTGCTGGGGGCAGAAACAGCAACCGGAGGAAGTCGTACGCCGGCCGAGGAGCCCGGCATCCAGATCGTCCCGGGGCCGGAGGAGCCGGGCGAGTCCCAGTTCGTGCCGGGCGCGAGCAACGTCGTACCGCCGACGGCCGCGCCCGCGACGGACATCGGCGCGGACCAGTTCCAGACGCTGGCGGCGCCGTTCTACGCGTGTCCGGGGTTCAGCGGGATCGAGAAGACCAACCCGTTGGTGAACCTGTACGCCGACAAGTTCGCCTGGGGACCCTACGCGCCGTACAAGGTCGGTAACGGCGGCGGCAACATCAACTGGTCGCTGAACCCGTACCGGAACGCCAGTTGGTACATGTGGTTCCACTCGCTGCGCTGGCTCGGTCACGCCATCATTGCCGGCGGCAAGGGTGATCTGACCGCGCTCACCCGGGCCAACACGATCGCGTACGACTGGTACCGCGACAACCCGTACTCGTGGAAGGGCAACATCGGCGCGTGGGAGTCCACCATGCACCGGACGAACGTCCTGATCTGCCTACGCCAGGCGATCCTCACCGGACTCAAGGTGACCACGGTCCCGACCCGGTACGCGTGGGTGAACGCGGCGCTGCTGAGTCACGCGCGGTTCCTCACCAACTACTGGAGCGGCGCGTGGAACCACGGCACCGACGAGAG containing:
- a CDS encoding DinB family protein, which encodes MTTNEQSLTGERADILEFLGKHRYFLRHTARELTDEQARTRSTISELTIGGLIKHVSATEQHWAEFAQGKSEATPPEFTPEMMAQWQDQFRLTEDETLADVLAAYEKVAAATDDLVRTLDLDASYELPAAPWQPPGVFWTVRRVFLHIAAETAQHAGHADIIREAIDGQKTMG